In one window of Pseudodesulfovibrio sediminis DNA:
- a CDS encoding D-amino-acid transaminase has product MSRTVYVNGEFLPEEEATVSIFDRGFLFADAVYEVTSVVDGKLLDFDAHMARLVRSLGELEMDMPLDRDAILEVHRELIDKNSVDQGVVYIQVTRGVADRDFLYPKDAAQTVVMFTQSRKLTGEKKGLRVVSSPDIRWGRRDIKTVQLLAASMGKMAAYKQGKDDTWLVKDGFVTEGSSNNTYIVTKDGKIVTRHLSNSILSGITRAAVLKLAAEQGLEIEERPFTMDEAKEASEAFMTAASSFVTPVIEVDGTELNGGVPGPVSKRLNEIYIEESKNTAI; this is encoded by the coding sequence ATGAGCCGTACTGTATATGTTAATGGAGAATTTTTGCCGGAAGAAGAAGCCACGGTATCCATCTTTGACAGGGGATTCCTGTTCGCTGATGCCGTTTACGAGGTGACTTCCGTTGTTGATGGAAAATTGTTGGATTTCGACGCCCACATGGCCCGTCTCGTACGGTCTCTGGGTGAGTTGGAGATGGATATGCCCCTTGATCGGGACGCCATCCTCGAAGTGCACCGTGAGTTGATAGACAAGAACAGCGTCGATCAGGGAGTTGTCTACATTCAGGTCACCCGCGGTGTTGCCGATCGGGATTTTCTGTACCCCAAAGACGCTGCGCAGACAGTGGTCATGTTCACCCAGTCCAGGAAATTGACTGGTGAAAAGAAAGGATTGAGGGTCGTTTCCTCCCCGGATATCCGGTGGGGCCGCAGGGATATCAAAACCGTTCAGCTTCTCGCTGCCTCCATGGGCAAGATGGCCGCTTACAAGCAGGGCAAGGATGACACCTGGCTGGTCAAGGACGGCTTTGTGACCGAAGGCAGCTCGAACAATACCTATATCGTGACCAAGGATGGCAAGATCGTGACCCGTCATTTGTCCAATTCCATCCTGTCCGGCATCACCCGCGCAGCCGTGCTGAAGCTGGCCGCAGAGCAGGGGCTGGAAATCGAAGAACGTCCTTTCACCATGGACGAGGCCAAGGAAGCAAGCGAAGCCTTCATGACGGCAGCCAGCTCCTTCGTGACCCCGGTGATCGAGGTCGACGGCACGGAACTGAATGGCGGCGTTCCCGGCCCTGTTTCCAAGCGCCTGAACGAAATCTATATTGAGGAAAGCAAGAACACTGCAATATAA